TCGCTGGCGGGCTAGGCGAGATCCCACTGCACTGGAACCTGACACCATTACGCGACAAGCGCCCCTATCGCCAAGGCTGGCAGACCGAACCGCCCCTCAAGCGCTCAGAGCTAGCAGCGCTGGTGCTGCACGGTCAGCGCTGCACCAGCAGGTCCACTGGCAAACCCTACACCGGCTTTACATCCGGCTACGGGTTGCGGTTGGGCGATGCTTCGGGCGGGCTGGTGGCGATCGATGTGGACGGGGCGAGTGCCGAGCCACTCTTGCAACACCTCAGCGGCGGTAACCTACCTGCAACCACGAGCTGGACCTCTGGGAAGCCGGGACGGCGGCAGCTGCTCTACCAGATCCCAGAGACGCTACAGATAGCGTTAAAAGAGTTCCGGCGTGCAACATTTACACAATACCGCGATCGCGAAGGGTGCGATCGCCACACCGCGCCCGGCGAGCTGTTGGAGATTCGTTACAACCGGCATCAATCCGCGCTACCGCCCTCGCGCCACCCCGAAACCGGTGCATATCGCTGGTTGCGATCGCCTCAGGACGCGCCCGTTGCAGTCGCCCCCGAGTGGTTGTGCGATCTACTGCGGCGCGAGGTCGAAACAGCTGCGCTAGTCGTTGCGCTGCCCGCGCGCGATCGCCAACCGACGCCGATCCGCCGACGCGATGGATTGCTCGGCAGCACCAAGCCGGGAGGCTTGGAGGAACTGTTACAGACCTCGATCGCGCGCCTGAGCGTTGACGAAATATATTCGTGGCCCGGACATCAGTTTCGAGATTGTGGCAAGACTTTACGGGGTTTCTGCCCGCAGCACCAATCCCAGAGTGGCACGGCGTTCGCAGTCGATCCCGAGACGAAGGAATGGTACTGCTTTGGCTGTGAAGTCGGCGGCGGACCGGCTCAATATCGTCAGTTTCTGCGCGGCGATCGCGGTCCGCTCCAAGGCAGAGCGTTTGCCGACTCCGTCCGCGAACTAGCCGCAGAAGCAGGGTTGACCCAACCCCAAGGTAATGCGATCGGACTGCTTCCGGATCGCGCCGCCCAAACCTGGCAGCGGAGCCAGCAATTTACGCCCACGGCTACGATCGAACAGCCGTTTTTCGACTGGCCGGTGCCACCGTCAGGTGCGTTCGTGGCCGTGAAGTCGGGATTGGGGACGGGCAAAACCGCATGGCTGGGTCGCGTTGTCGATCGGTTGGGGGATGAAGGTTGGGTGGCGCTCGGGCACCGCAATTCCTTGCTGCTGCAGTCGTGCGAGCGCTGGGGATTCGAGCACTTGCACGTTGACGATGCCTTCGATCGCGTTGGCAAATCCACTAGCAAAATTGCCCTTTGCGTGGATAGTTTGCTGCATTTCCGGGCCGAGGATTTCGTCGATAAAAACGTCATCCTCGACGAAGCCATGGCGATCGCACTACATCTCTTGGTCGGCGGTACGCTGAAGCGCAAACGCGAGGCCGTTTTGCGTCGCTTCGGTGCGGCATTGGCGCGGGCGCGACGAGTCTTCTGCCTCGACGGGATGCTGGCAGATTGGTGTGTCGACTATTTACATCGCATCGCCGGATCGACGCGGGAGCTGATCAAAATCGAGAACGGCCACCCCACCCCACCGCTGACGGTAGATTTGCTCGCTGGCAATTGGGACGGCACTGGGTCGGGCGATCGCTCGGCGCTGCTGCAAAAGTTGTGGGCGTCGCCGCAACCCGTGGTTTGTACTGACAGCCAGCTGGAAGCCGAAGCCCTCGACCGCGTGTTGCAATCGGCTGGCAGCATCGGCTTACGCGTGGATTCCAAAACGATCTGCGAACCGGACGTTCAGGAGTTCTTGCGCGACCCCGATCGCTTCATTGGCGAGCGCCAGCCAGAGTATTTGATTTACACCCCATCGGCAGAAGCAGGGATCGACATCGACATCCGCGACTACTTTAGCGATCAGTTCTGTTTCTTCTTCGGCGTCCTGCAAACCAACGCTCAACTGCAAATGATCGGGCGCATCCGCGACCCACAAGTCAAGCGCTGGGTCTGGTGTCGCGGGTCGGGACTGCGCGAGGGGGATGGCGATCGCTCGCCGTTTCCGCAACAAATTGCCCGCAAACTCGAAGAGTTCGTGCTGCAAGAAGGGCTGAACTTGCTCGAAGATGCTACCGACCCTGACGCGATCGCCCGCCTCGTGCAACAGCTTGCCAGTGCTCGCGAAGATGCCCACCATCAAGCGTTTTGCATCCTCAAGGCCATCGAAAACTACGAGCGCGCGCGCTTGCGTGACTGTTTGCAAGCAAGCCTCGCGGCAGCAGGGCACCGCGTGCGCGCGATTGTCCTCGATCCGGTTGCCTCCGTAAGCGAGAGCGAGCGGTCTGCCCGCGAGTGCATTAAAACGGCTAACGCCGAAGCGATCTTTAATGCGCCCTTGTTGTCGGCACCGCTCCCGCGCCAGCGCAGCAGCTTGCAGGTGCCGCCAGCCGAACGCAATAGCGCGGTAAAAACGCACTTGTTGCATTTATTGCCCGGCATCGAGCGATCGCCCCAGTGGACGCCGGGGTTCGTGCGGCGCGTGCAGTTCGACGATCGACAGTTCGTTTTGAGGCAGGAGCTGTTCTGGCTGGTGACGCATCCCGCGAGCGCCCGCGAATTGCTACAAGTCAACATCCCGGTGCCCGGCACCCTGGCATTCCTCGGCGACCTCCGCAGTCGTTGGTCCCAGGTGCGGGCGTTGACCGACCTGGGGGTTGACTCGCTCTTGGACCTCGAAGCCGAGTGGACGGCGAACTCGCCGCAGCTCAGACTCCTTGTCGCCCATTGCCGATCGCGCGAGCAGCGCTTGGCATTAGGACTCGGTCGCAGCGAATCCGACCCGATCCGCTGCCTGCGACGCTTGCTGCAGGTATTGGGCATCCGACTCGAACGCCGCCGGGTGAAACGCAATCGCGATCGTTTCGAGATCTATCGCATCGACCGCCATGCTTGGTACGACAGCGATCGCCTTGCGGTTCTTGACTGTCTAGACCGCCGTTGGCTCCACGACCCTTAAAGCCTCTGGGGTCAACCGATTCAGGAGTCTATGCAATCCTCAGCCAACTCGGACTACTCCGGGTGGCTTGGGGTTTTGCCGTGAAGTTTTTTTTGCGAGCGGTCTCGCTCTGCGGACTTCAATTCACGGATGTACGGGTTACGCAGCCCTATCGTTGCAGGGTGTGGTTGAGTTGGCCACTCTGGCAGTGACTGCTGAGGGCAATAGCAGTAAGGGCTGGAGCGGATACTGCAGTTGCTCCTTCAGCCAGGGGTCAAGAAAATTGGCGGACGTGCTTGCAATTAGTATATTTGTACTGTAATATGTATTCATCGATTCAAGGCACCGTCGCCACAGCCGAGCGCAACGAGGTTTCTGTCGTCATGACCAAGCACTACGTTTTACGGGTAAATCCACAAGCTGAGTACGATTGGGACCGATACGTCCTGCTCGAGCCGTTTTCGGGCGTGCGTCCCGACCTATCCGCATTGATCGCCAATGCAATTGAAGACCGACCGGGTGCGTACTTAGTTGCCGTCAACCTAGAGGTACGGGTGCTAGAGCGATCGCTCGACCGCGCGATCGGCGACTCGTTCGCCAGCCATTGTGCCAAGCGCTTGCCAGGATTATCTGAAGAGCGCCAATCGCAAGCAGCTTAGAGTTCCGCCCAAATCGAAACTGAACTATACAACTCCATCCAATTTTCACTCCCAAGTTTGACTGACGAGGGTAGGGCAGCTGCGAGCTTCAGGCTGCCCTTTTTCTTGCGGTTTTCCTCAATGTCATAAGGAACGATGCCAACTCAAAAAAGCGGAATTATGCTTCACGCACCGCAAACGAGTAGAGGTTTCAATCCAGGGCAAATCGAAATTTGCCAAAGTGTAGCGTACCAGCGGCTGAAATGCCCTGCCGCCGTGCCAACCTTCGGTCTTGAGCGAATTAATCGAGGTGACCTCCAGAAGCGCGGGCTTCGACATAATCTCCCGAAGTTGGTATAGAACCTCTGCGATGGAGCGTTTAAGGTCAGCCATCGAGCGGGACTCGGGAAAGAGCTTCAGCAACATCGGTCGTTGACCGCGATCGCGTTACTGCATGGCTGCCAATGCTGCCAACAGGCGATCGACTCCGGCATTGGGATCTAAGAACGAGAATAGATGCTTGAAACGAATGCAACCCTCGCGATCGAGGACAAACTGTGCGGGGAGCGGAGCGCCCAAGGCTTGCCCGGTGCCATAACGGCGAAACACAGTGTTGGAGGAGTCGCTCAGGAGCGGCATTGGTAAGCTCAAATCGGCGGCGATTTGCTGGCTTTGTCGCCCGTCGGTGCTAGTTACCAGCAGTACCTCTGCTCCCGTTGCTGTTAGCTCTGTGTAGCGATCGCGTAGTTCCACGATGTGGGGATAGCACAGAGGGCAATACAGATTCTCATTAAATATGCGAGTGAAGGCGACGATAACCGGCTTGCTGTCGCGAAACGCTGCTAACCGGACCTCGCATTCTTGCGTCACGTCTGTCAGCGTGAACTTCGGTGCAAATTGCCCGACCTGCAGTGCACTCGTTGCCGGAATGGGAACGAAATTACGGCGAAAGCGCGGGTCCCTAGCGAGATCTTTGAAAGTCGCGATCGCCGTTGAAACCAGAGACGTTATGGTTGACATCTGTGGCGAACCTTAGAGCGCGGTAGGAATGTCTTGCAAGCCGAACGGACAGCATCCGGCTGCGGACGCGGCGGATATGGTATTCGGCCGCGAACGAGCAGAGATCGAAAAAAGGGGGCACCTGCCCCCACACATTCGCACTGGGCTGCGGTTCGGACAACGCGACAATACACGATCGCCAATTGCCAGCGAACCGGAACCGACCTGCGACTTACACGGTTGCGAAGTAAACCTTAGATTTAACCGGGTCGGGAGTCATCGTTTTGTCGCCAGGCTTCCAACCCTCGGGGCATACTTCATCCGGGTTTGCTTGGACGTACTGGATTGCCTTAAGCGTCCGCAGTACTTCGTCCACATTGCGACCGAAAGAGAGGTTGTTGATCGTCGCGTGCTGGATGACCCCCTCTTTATCAATGATGAACAGGCCGCGCAGAGCTACTCCTGCTTCAGGATCCAGCACATTGTAAGCCGAGCTGATTTCCTTTTTGATGTCCGAAACCAGTGGATAGGCTAGGTCGCCAACACCGCCGTTCTTGCGGTCGGTTTGCACCCATGCCAGGTGCGAAAACTCGCTATCCACAGACACGCCCAGCACTTGTGCGCCTATCTCGGCAAACTCGCTGTTACGATCGCTAAAGGACACAATTTCCGTCGGGCAGACAAAGGTGAAGTCCAGCGGATAGAAGAACAGGACGACGTACTGACCGCGAAAGTCAGACATTTTGAGAGTCTTGAACTCTTGGTCGACTACTGCCGTCGCCGTAAAATCAGGGGCAGTTTGACCGACGCGCAGGCATCCTTCTGCAGCCATGTGCTCGCTCCTTAGGGAAGTTTCTACGTCAACTAATTGAACGTTACGGGATAACACGTGTCGTCATCGAGCCATGCTCGCCCAATACGCGATGAAACCCGGTACGACTCGGTTCCGTAAAGAACTATTGCAACTATATCATAGTCATAACGATTTTGAGTTTCGTGCGATCCCCTGCCAGGAGCGTTACCCGACGACTAGGATGGGGAAGAATCAATTGCCCTTTGGGAAAGTACTTTGGGTATCTGCTTGACCCGGATCGGCAGTTGCTCGACGTACCATTGCACTCACCCACTCCCCAACCGACCGCCGGCGATGACAGCTGCAACGCGTGCTACTACCGAAGTTTTGCTGGGTAAATCCCTGGCCGAGCTTACTGCCTGGGTCCAGCAACAGGGACAGCCAGCTTATCGTGGCAAGCAACTACACCAATGGTTATACGACAAAGGTGCGCGATCGCTGTGCGATATTACAGTACTGCCGCAAACATGGCGTGCGGCGGTAGCCAGCGTGCCGGTGGGGCGATCGCGGATTCACCTCAAGACCCTTGCACCAGACGGCACGCGCAAATTCCTTCTGCAGCTGGCAGATGGGCTAACCGTCGAGACCGTTGGCATTCCGACTGAGAGACGCCTAACGGTCTGCGTTTCGTCGCAGGTGGGGTGCCCGATGGCGTGTGATTTCTGTGCGACCGGCAAGGGCGGCTTTACGCGTAATTTGCAGGTTCACGAAATTGTCGATCAGGTGTTGACTGTAGCCGAAGATTTTCAGCAACGTGTCAGCAACGTCGTGTTTATGGGCATGGGCGAGCCGCTGCTCAACCTCCACGCCGTGGTGGCGGCCGTACGATCGCTCAACAGCGACGTTGGTATCGGCCAGCGATCGCTAACGATCTCCACCGTAGGGTTGCCCGGCCGCATCAACGAACTAGCTACGCATCGATTGCAAGTTACCTTTGCCGTTAGCTTACACGCCTCCAATCAATACTTGCGCGAGCAGTTGATCCCGAGCGCGCGACACTATCCGCTTGCAGCTTTGCTAGATGAATGTCGCGATTACGTAAGAAAAACCGGGCGTCGCGTGTCCTTCGAGTACATCTTGTTGTCAGGCACGAATGACCTACCGGAGCATGCTAGCGAACTTGCTGATCGACTGCGCGGCTTTCAATCTCACGTCAACTTAATTCCCTACAATCCGATTGCGGAAGTAGATTATCAACGTCCGAGTAAAAAACGCGTGCGTGCCTTTAAAGCGATTTTGGAGCAAGCTAACATCGCCGTTAGCATTAGAGCTTCGCGCGGGCTCGATACCGATGCTGCCTGCGGACAGCTGCGCGCGGCGCGCGATCGCACCCTTGGATTGGATGCTCGACCGACCCGCTAGCCACTGACCGTTTGGGTCGTTGGCAGCCGGGAATCGCGTTCGGTTCGAGCATCGTGCTTGGAGAAAGTTTGTTATCTTGTTGGGATTATCTGCTAAGCCGCGAAGAGCCAAAGCGATCGGCAAGGTGACATTGTTGCTTTGTATGCTGACGTTTATTTTTTGGGATCCTCCGCTGAACCGTCAACGGCAGGAGGTGAGGGTGCCTGCTACATTAGCGGTCTATTGGCACCTCAAAGGGTTTTAGACATAGCGGCTTGCGGCTCGGCACCCCAGGCTTTTCTCCCGTCACGAACGACCATCGGTTTCGAGACAACCTATCGACGATGCTGCACCTGACCTCTCCGGTTTCCACTTCATCCTCACAGACAATCCGTCCGTTCGCAGCGGCATCTCTCTACGGCATCGCTCAGCGTGGTCGACATCTCTTAGCGATCGACGCGCGCACGGGCTACCTATTCGAAATCGATCCCATCGACGGCAGCATGCGCGTGCTCAATACCCACAACGCGACCGACTTCCTCGACACAACGGGCATTGCGATCGCGGGGAATACCCTGTGGTTTACTCAGCATGAATCGGTGTGTTTTTGTTCGCTTGAGGGCGACCTGAAACCGCAGCTCTTCACCACGCTGCCCTACGCTGCTGACGGCATCACCGTATGGGAGACGGCTATTTATGTTTCCTGCAACGGAACGGACAGCATTCACGTTTTCAGCAGCAATACCCGGAAAGAAATTACGCGCCTGCTTGCACCGGGGATCGGGCGCGAACATCTGACGATTCGCGGCGAAGAGCTGTGGGTCAGCGATCGCACCGAGCAAACCGTGTTTTGCCTCGACCGAGCCACGGGCGAGATCGATTTCAGCGTGCTGACGCCGTTTCCATGCCCGACCGGACTGGCATTCTTTACCGACCCAAATACCGGTCGCGAACAGCTTTACGTTGCCTACACCTTTGAGGAACCCTTCATTCGCGATAACCCCAACGCCACGCCAAATCACGAAATTCAATATCGCGATGCTGCATTCATCCATCCGCTTTACGTTTGCTACGAACCCGAGCGGCGCTACACCCGCTCCAATGGTTTTCTGGTCGAAATGAGCTATGTCGAGGAAATTGCCCCACTCGATGCGATCGACCTGACCGATCTGGAATGGCGGATTGCACTGCCTGCCGAAACTCACCGTCAAAAGCTCCACAGCGTGGAGCCAATCGGCATTCCGTTCGCAGAAGAAATCATCGACGGTCAGCGCGTGGCGGTGTTTAATATCGAGCGCCTCACTACCAACGATCGGTTCGTCTTCGGCTGGAAGGCCCTGCTGGAGGTTTGGAGTATCAAGTACCAATTCGAGCCGCGCGATGGCGATCGCGTGCCGGAATTGGACCCAGAACTCCGCAATCGTTACACGCTCGACGATGACGAACTGGCCATGGATACCGACATCATTCGCCGTGCGGCGGTCGATGCACCGGGCGACGAAACGAACTTACTGCGGCGCATGTACAACATCCGCAACTTCGTCTACGACAAACTTGCCTACGGGATCAAGCCACAAATCGATCCCCCCGATGTGGTAATAAGACGGGGGGTGGCATCCTGCGGCGAATATCTCGGGTTGCTGTTGGCGATTGCGCGCCTCAACGGAATTGCCAGCCGCACGGTTGGGCGTTACAAATGCCCTCAGCAACCACACGCGCGCAACGTACCGCTGGAGCCGGATTTCAACCACGTGTGGATGGAGTTTTACTTGCCGGGATGGGGCTGGCTGCCGATGGAGTCCAATCCCGACGACATCAATGAAGGCGGTCCTTATCCGACCCGATTTTTTATGGGTTTGGCATGGTATCACG
The Rubidibacter lacunae KORDI 51-2 DNA segment above includes these coding regions:
- a CDS encoding plasmid replication protein, CyRepA1 family, translating into MLAPVSLATDNLSLRLDPAAALADWKPFQRVPEAEAIAGGLGEIPLHWNLTPLRDKRPYRQGWQTEPPLKRSELAALVLHGQRCTSRSTGKPYTGFTSGYGLRLGDASGGLVAIDVDGASAEPLLQHLSGGNLPATTSWTSGKPGRRQLLYQIPETLQIALKEFRRATFTQYRDREGCDRHTAPGELLEIRYNRHQSALPPSRHPETGAYRWLRSPQDAPVAVAPEWLCDLLRREVETAALVVALPARDRQPTPIRRRDGLLGSTKPGGLEELLQTSIARLSVDEIYSWPGHQFRDCGKTLRGFCPQHQSQSGTAFAVDPETKEWYCFGCEVGGGPAQYRQFLRGDRGPLQGRAFADSVRELAAEAGLTQPQGNAIGLLPDRAAQTWQRSQQFTPTATIEQPFFDWPVPPSGAFVAVKSGLGTGKTAWLGRVVDRLGDEGWVALGHRNSLLLQSCERWGFEHLHVDDAFDRVGKSTSKIALCVDSLLHFRAEDFVDKNVILDEAMAIALHLLVGGTLKRKREAVLRRFGAALARARRVFCLDGMLADWCVDYLHRIAGSTRELIKIENGHPTPPLTVDLLAGNWDGTGSGDRSALLQKLWASPQPVVCTDSQLEAEALDRVLQSAGSIGLRVDSKTICEPDVQEFLRDPDRFIGERQPEYLIYTPSAEAGIDIDIRDYFSDQFCFFFGVLQTNAQLQMIGRIRDPQVKRWVWCRGSGLREGDGDRSPFPQQIARKLEEFVLQEGLNLLEDATDPDAIARLVQQLASAREDAHHQAFCILKAIENYERARLRDCLQASLAAAGHRVRAIVLDPVASVSESERSARECIKTANAEAIFNAPLLSAPLPRQRSSLQVPPAERNSAVKTHLLHLLPGIERSPQWTPGFVRRVQFDDRQFVLRQELFWLVTHPASARELLQVNIPVPGTLAFLGDLRSRWSQVRALTDLGVDSLLDLEAEWTANSPQLRLLVAHCRSREQRLALGLGRSESDPIRCLRRLLQVLGIRLERRRVKRNRDRFEIYRIDRHAWYDSDRLAVLDCLDRRWLHDP
- a CDS encoding peroxiredoxin family protein, yielding MSTITSLVSTAIATFKDLARDPRFRRNFVPIPATSALQVGQFAPKFTLTDVTQECEVRLAAFRDSKPVIVAFTRIFNENLYCPLCYPHIVELRDRYTELTATGAEVLLVTSTDGRQSQQIAADLSLPMPLLSDSSNTVFRRYGTGQALGAPLPAQFVLDREGCIRFKHLFSFLDPNAGVDRLLAALAAMQ
- a CDS encoding peroxiredoxin; the encoded protein is MAAEGCLRVGQTAPDFTATAVVDQEFKTLKMSDFRGQYVVLFFYPLDFTFVCPTEIVSFSDRNSEFAEIGAQVLGVSVDSEFSHLAWVQTDRKNGGVGDLAYPLVSDIKKEISSAYNVLDPEAGVALRGLFIIDKEGVIQHATINNLSFGRNVDEVLRTLKAIQYVQANPDEVCPEGWKPGDKTMTPDPVKSKVYFATV
- the rlmN gene encoding 23S rRNA (adenine(2503)-C(2))-methyltransferase RlmN, coding for MTAATRATTEVLLGKSLAELTAWVQQQGQPAYRGKQLHQWLYDKGARSLCDITVLPQTWRAAVASVPVGRSRIHLKTLAPDGTRKFLLQLADGLTVETVGIPTERRLTVCVSSQVGCPMACDFCATGKGGFTRNLQVHEIVDQVLTVAEDFQQRVSNVVFMGMGEPLLNLHAVVAAVRSLNSDVGIGQRSLTISTVGLPGRINELATHRLQVTFAVSLHASNQYLREQLIPSARHYPLAALLDECRDYVRKTGRRVSFEYILLSGTNDLPEHASELADRLRGFQSHVNLIPYNPIAEVDYQRPSKKRVRAFKAILEQANIAVSIRASRGLDTDAACGQLRAARDRTLGLDARPTR
- a CDS encoding transglutaminase-like domain-containing protein, producing MLHLTSPVSTSSSQTIRPFAAASLYGIAQRGRHLLAIDARTGYLFEIDPIDGSMRVLNTHNATDFLDTTGIAIAGNTLWFTQHESVCFCSLEGDLKPQLFTTLPYAADGITVWETAIYVSCNGTDSIHVFSSNTRKEITRLLAPGIGREHLTIRGEELWVSDRTEQTVFCLDRATGEIDFSVLTPFPCPTGLAFFTDPNTGREQLYVAYTFEEPFIRDNPNATPNHEIQYRDAAFIHPLYVCYEPERRYTRSNGFLVEMSYVEEIAPLDAIDLTDLEWRIALPAETHRQKLHSVEPIGIPFAEEIIDGQRVAVFNIERLTTNDRFVFGWKALLEVWSIKYQFEPRDGDRVPELDPELRNRYTLDDDELAMDTDIIRRAAVDAPGDETNLLRRMYNIRNFVYDKLAYGIKPQIDPPDVVIRRGVASCGEYLGLLLAIARLNGIASRTVGRYKCPQQPHARNVPLEPDFNHVWMEFYLPGWGWLPMESNPDDINEGGPYPTRFFMGLAWYHAEMAKGIPFETICSRGERLTKEVVAIGELAINHVRFVVLDELIPNPEPK